A stretch of the Deltaproteobacteria bacterium genome encodes the following:
- a CDS encoding ATPase P gives MKDKTRGEINKAMSGSQKMQIDMPCGVFYDLFNMILDLNGTITVDGGFVDGVVDRLKEVSEIMDVYVLTADTGQTLDRLAEQLVEDCGIEIHRLESGRGDIQKLAFLERLGRDKTVAIGNGCNDALMLREARLGLCIIGTEGASIDALMASDAVFFNICDAIDIFLKPKRMIATLRK, from the coding sequence TTGAAAGATAAGACGCGGGGAGAGATAAATAAAGCAATGTCCGGTTCTCAAAAAATGCAAATAGATATGCCCTGTGGTGTTTTCTATGATCTTTTCAATATGATACTGGATCTCAACGGGACAATTACAGTTGATGGCGGTTTTGTTGACGGTGTTGTGGATCGACTGAAGGAAGTATCAGAGATAATGGATGTTTATGTACTGACAGCAGATACAGGTCAAACTCTTGACCGGTTGGCTGAGCAGTTGGTGGAGGATTGCGGAATAGAGATCCATAGGCTGGAATCCGGCAGGGGCGATATACAGAAACTCGCTTTTCTTGAAAGGCTTGGTCGCGATAAGACCGTGGCTATAGGCAATGGCTGCAATGACGCCCTGATGTTGAGGGAGGCCAGACTGGGATTATGTATAATTGGTACGGAAGGGGCCTCGATTGATGCCCTGATGGCAAGTGATGCCGTTTTCTTCAATATCTGTGATGCAATAGATATTTTCCTGAAGCCCAAACGAATGATAGCTACCTTGCGCAAGTAA